The following coding sequences are from one Actinomycetes bacterium window:
- a CDS encoding DUF3039 domain-containing protein, translating to MTEPLLPEETGAPGGTDVLVDERTRPVPTEAGDHERFAHYVRKDTIVESAVVGTPVVALCGKVWVPSRDPGRFPVCPECKEIYESLPEGGSGDGGSEG from the coding sequence ATGACAGAGCCCCTGCTGCCGGAAGAGACGGGTGCCCCGGGCGGCACCGACGTCCTGGTCGACGAGCGCACCCGCCCGGTGCCGACCGAGGCGGGGGACCACGAGCGGTTCGCGCACTACGTGCGCAAGGACACGATCGTCGAGAGCGCGGTCGTGGGCACCCCGGTCGTCGCACTGTGCGGCAAGGTGTGGGTGCCCAGCCGCGACCCGGGCCGGTTCCCGGTCTGCCCCGAATGCAAGGAGATCTACGAGTCGCTGCCCGAGGGCGGCAGCGGCGACGGGGGTTCCGAAGGGTGA